The following proteins are co-located in the Lacticaseibacillus paracasei subsp. paracasei genome:
- a CDS encoding NADPH-dependent F420 reductase: MMAIQRVGIIGAGKVGIVLAGLALDAGYTVRISGSGSVKKIALTIKTLVPGAIASENADVVANSDIILLAIPLSRYKNIDADLLKGKLVIDAMNYWWETDGIREEVLDPSTTSSEQVQTYFKDAKIVKAFNHMGYHNLQEEARPKGDPKRKALFVTGNDPEAVATVAAFVDHMGFDTVVHNNLADGIMTEPGSPLFGASLRYAELKDIIDHFDQTEFGKQVAAQTHK; the protein is encoded by the coding sequence ATGATGGCTATTCAACGCGTCGGTATCATCGGTGCCGGAAAAGTCGGCATTGTCCTTGCCGGTCTAGCTTTAGATGCCGGCTATACAGTACGTATTTCCGGTTCGGGATCAGTCAAAAAAATTGCCTTAACCATTAAAACACTCGTTCCTGGCGCAATTGCGTCCGAAAATGCTGATGTTGTCGCTAACAGTGACATTATCTTGTTAGCAATTCCACTCAGTCGTTACAAGAACATTGATGCCGACTTGTTGAAGGGCAAGTTGGTAATTGATGCGATGAACTACTGGTGGGAAACAGATGGCATTCGCGAAGAAGTCTTAGACCCAAGTACGACTTCCAGTGAACAAGTTCAGACCTATTTCAAAGATGCCAAGATCGTCAAGGCATTCAATCATATGGGCTATCACAATTTGCAAGAAGAGGCGCGGCCCAAAGGCGATCCTAAACGCAAAGCATTATTTGTGACCGGCAACGATCCAGAGGCAGTCGCCACTGTGGCAGCTTTTGTCGATCATATGGGATTTGATACCGTTGTGCACAATAACTTAGCAGACGGCATCATGACCGAACCAGGCAGCCCACTGTTCGGCGCGAGTCTGCGATACGCTGAGCTTAAGGACATCATCGATCATTTTGATCAAACCGAGTTTGGTAAGCAAGTTGCAGCGCAGACCCATAAGTGA